A genomic region of Zea mays cultivar B73 chromosome 6, Zm-B73-REFERENCE-NAM-5.0, whole genome shotgun sequence contains the following coding sequences:
- the LOC100194267 gene encoding 50S ribosomal protein L21p, mitochondrial-like, whose amino-acid sequence MASRRCLLRFLSIRLVPQRSQPLAPISTATRTLTSLSEALGSPAPRALASPRLYYPSRCHFATRSSGDEDDGEDEEEHYDDEGSDGEWGDDEEVVAAKKPSGKTEEEKVAEAAEIGYKVLGPLGADDKPFKPYEPVFAVVQIGSHQFKVSNGDSIFTERLKFCDVNDKLVLNRVLMLGSQAQTVIGRPILPDAAVHAVVEEHALDAKVIIFKKKRRKNYRRTKGHRQELTKLRITNIEGIDKPEAAAVAT is encoded by the exons ATGGCGTCGCGGCGCTGTCTCCTCCGCTTCCTCTCGATCCGCCTCGTTCCTCAGAGATCTCAACCTCTTGCGCCGATCTCGACTGCGACCCGGACCCTAACCTCTTTGTCCGAGGCCCTCGGCTCCCCAGCTCCCCGGGCCCTCGCCTCCCCCCGGCTGTACTACCCCTCGCGCTGCCACTTCGCGACCCGCTCCTCCGGCGACGAGGACGACGGAGAAGACGAAGAAGAGCACTACGACGATGAGGGGAGCGATGGGGAATGGGGGGACGAtgaggaggtggtggcggcgaagAAACCGAGCGGGAAGACCGAAGAGGAGAAGGTAGCGGAGGCGGCGGAGATCGGCTACAAGGTGTTGGGACCGCTcggggctgacgataaacccttcAAGCCCTACGAGCCCGTCTTCGCCGTCGTACAG ATCGGCTCGCACCAATTCAAGGTGAGCAATGGCGACTCCATCTTCACGGAGAGGTTGAAGTTCTGTGATGTGAATGACAAG TTGGTCTTAAACCGAGTTCTCATGCTTGGTTCACAAGCTCAAACAGTTATTGGGAGGCCAATACTACCTGATGCTGCTGTTCATGCTGTTGTAGAAGAACAT GCCTTAGATGCAAAAGTGATCATATTCAAGAAGAAACGGAGAAAAAATTACCGCCGGACGAAGGGTCATCGACAG GAATTGACAAAACTGAGAATAACCAACATTGAAGGAATAGATAAGCCAGAGGCTGCTGCTGTTGCTACCTAA
- the LOC100274886 gene encoding uncharacterized protein isoform X1: MEDYFSRFLNLGWQLRQYLTELIENLVRTINRIPQRLGVQFSASHGGSLTGTTVYFHERASTLSVNTITTTEKQTANGTSEGAIFRKGLSSIYERSCVRSSYLLHGFMLVRRLAFSVRDLWNLFSSEVHAKLTRILHRFWTTLQGSCEDIGWLQRTRASLRSVDGTGRFKEILHEIRNGVHCLPDTLIYLFIPGLFSNHSPLYFTNTKRFFSKMGLACHIAKIHSEASVEKNAWELKQYIEELYWGSGKQVLLLGHSKGGVDAAAALSLYWSELKGKVAGLALVQSPYGGTPVASDILREGQIADKETRRIMELIVCKLIKGDIRALEDLTYAKRKDFISQHKLPIDELPIISFHTEASTAPTALASLTRVAQAELLPWLPLPRFFLSASEFVESMLASLKVPVVAPVSAAMAVTALHLRLRYGERSDGLVTRRDAEVPGSVVVRPERRLDHAWMVYSTLKMGSAEADASEMCEALLAMLVEIGRKKFC; this comes from the exons ATGGAGGACTACTTTTCACGCTTCCTAAACCTTGGTTGGCAGCTAAGACAATACTTGACAGAATTAATAG AAAATTTGGTTCGGACCATTAATCGGATTCCTCAACGTCTTGGAGTCCAATTCTCTGCTAGCCATGGAGGATCATTGACTGGCACCACAGTATACTTTCATGAAAGGGCATCTACGTTATCTGTTAATACTATTACCACTACAGAAAAACAGACTGCAAATGGaacatctgaaggcgcaattttcAGAAAAGGACTTTCCAGTATTTACGAAAG ATCATGTGTCAGGTCTTCCTATCTTTTACATGGCTTCATGCTGGTACGAAGATTGGCATTCAGTGTGCGAGATCTGTGGAATCTATTTTCAAGTGAAGTACACGCCAAACTAACCAG GATCTTACATCGTTTCTGGACAACACTACAGGGATCTTGTGAAGACATAGGATGGTTGCAAAGAACTCGGGCATCACTTCGTTCAGTTGATGGGACAGGTCGCTTCAAGGAGATTTTGCATGAGATAAG GAATGGCGTGCATTGCCTGCCTGATACACTGATTTACTTATTTATTCCTG GCCTTTTTAGCAACCACAGTCCACTTTACTTCACCAATACGAAacgattcttttcaaaaatgggaTTGGCTTGCCATATTGCGAAAATTCATAGCGAG GCGTCAGTGGAGAAGAACGCGTGGGAACTGAAACAGTACATTGAGGAGCTCTACTGGGGGTCTGGTAAGCAGGTTCTGCTCCTTGGTCATAGCAAAGGTGGAGTTGATGCAGCTGCAGCTCTTTCCTTGTACTGGTCTGAGCTCAAGGGTAAGGTTGCTGGCCTGGCGTTGGTTCAGAGCCCATATGGTGGCACCCCGGTCGCCTCCGATATCCTTCGAGAAGGCCAGATCGCTGATAAGGAGACAAGGAGGATCATGGAGCTCATCGTATGCAAACTAATCAAG GGCGACATCAGGGCCTTGGAGGACCTCACGTATGCCAAGAGAAAGGACTTCATCTCCCAGCACAAACTCCCCATCGATGAGCTGCCGATCATCTCCTTCCACACCGAAGCCAGCACCGCGCCCACAGCGCTCGCGTCGCTGACCCGTGTCGCCCAAGCCGAGCTCCTCCCATGGCTACCCCTGCCACGGTTCTTCCTGTCTGCATCCGAGTTTGTCGAGTCAATGCTCGCCTCTCTGAAGGTCCCCGTGGTTGCGCCTGTGTCTGCAGCCATGGCGGTGACAGCCCTCCACCTGCGGCTGCGCTATGGGGAGAGGAGCGACGGGCTGGTGACACGGCGCGACGCCGAGGTGCCTGGGTCAGTGGTAGTTAGACCCGAGAGGAGGCTGGACCACGCGTGGATGGTGTACTCCACGCTGAAGATGGGCAGCGCTGAGGCCGATGCGAGCGAGATGTGCGAGGCTCTGCTGGCCATGCTCGTTGAGATTGGCAGGAAGAAATTTTGCTGA
- the LOC100274886 gene encoding uncharacterized protein isoform X2 — translation MEDYFSRFLNLGWQLRQYLTELIENLVRTINRIPQRLGVQFSASHGGSLTGTTVYFHERASTLSVNTITTTEKQTANGTSEGAIFRKGLSSIYERSCVRSSYLLHGFMLVRRLAFSVRDLWNLFSSEVHAKLTRILHRFWTTLQGSCEDIGWLQRTRASLRSVDGTGRFKEILHEIRNGVHCLPDTLIYLFIPGLFSNHSPLYFTNTKRFFSKMGLACHIAKIHSEASVEKNAWELKQYIEELYWGSGKQVLLLGHSKGGVDAAAALSLYWSELKGKVAGLALVQSPYGGTPVASDILREGQIADKETRRIMELIVCKLIKGDIRALEDLTYAKRKDFISQHKLPIDELPIISFHTEASTAPTALASLTRVAQAELLPWLPLPRHGGDSPPPAAALWGEERRAGDTARRRGAWVSGS, via the exons ATGGAGGACTACTTTTCACGCTTCCTAAACCTTGGTTGGCAGCTAAGACAATACTTGACAGAATTAATAG AAAATTTGGTTCGGACCATTAATCGGATTCCTCAACGTCTTGGAGTCCAATTCTCTGCTAGCCATGGAGGATCATTGACTGGCACCACAGTATACTTTCATGAAAGGGCATCTACGTTATCTGTTAATACTATTACCACTACAGAAAAACAGACTGCAAATGGaacatctgaaggcgcaattttcAGAAAAGGACTTTCCAGTATTTACGAAAG ATCATGTGTCAGGTCTTCCTATCTTTTACATGGCTTCATGCTGGTACGAAGATTGGCATTCAGTGTGCGAGATCTGTGGAATCTATTTTCAAGTGAAGTACACGCCAAACTAACCAG GATCTTACATCGTTTCTGGACAACACTACAGGGATCTTGTGAAGACATAGGATGGTTGCAAAGAACTCGGGCATCACTTCGTTCAGTTGATGGGACAGGTCGCTTCAAGGAGATTTTGCATGAGATAAG GAATGGCGTGCATTGCCTGCCTGATACACTGATTTACTTATTTATTCCTG GCCTTTTTAGCAACCACAGTCCACTTTACTTCACCAATACGAAacgattcttttcaaaaatgggaTTGGCTTGCCATATTGCGAAAATTCATAGCGAG GCGTCAGTGGAGAAGAACGCGTGGGAACTGAAACAGTACATTGAGGAGCTCTACTGGGGGTCTGGTAAGCAGGTTCTGCTCCTTGGTCATAGCAAAGGTGGAGTTGATGCAGCTGCAGCTCTTTCCTTGTACTGGTCTGAGCTCAAGGGTAAGGTTGCTGGCCTGGCGTTGGTTCAGAGCCCATATGGTGGCACCCCGGTCGCCTCCGATATCCTTCGAGAAGGCCAGATCGCTGATAAGGAGACAAGGAGGATCATGGAGCTCATCGTATGCAAACTAATCAAG GGCGACATCAGGGCCTTGGAGGACCTCACGTATGCCAAGAGAAAGGACTTCATCTCCCAGCACAAACTCCCCATCGATGAGCTGCCGATCATCTCCTTCCACACCGAAGCCAGCACCGCGCCCACAGCGCTCGCGTCGCTGACCCGTGTCGCCCAAGCCGAGCTCCTCCCATGGCTACCCCTGCCACG CCATGGCGGTGACAGCCCTCCACCTGCGGCTGCGCTATGGGGAGAGGAGCGACGGGCTGGTGACACGGCGCGACGCCGAGGTGCCTGGGTCAGTGGTAGTTAG
- the LOC100191559 gene encoding uncharacterized LOC100191559 yields the protein MSPPQPPHPVPRETVASAVASLTTWMKKRAAEARPNLLADERDDIVVLQLSLRRIPASRSTKPRLLPMPHPVVGHDGASVCVISDDRTKSRSPSASDLHASMSLHRFPVSEVIPLSTLRTDYRPYESRRRLAASHDLFVADRAILPLLPRVLGKAFYSTKKAPIGVDFTRIGWPEQVRRVLGSAFLYLRSGTCSGIKVGRLDMEEEDIVDNVMAAVEEAVEKVPKKWGNVRALHLKAVDSVALPIYQVVPELGMKIEVPEPDIVGSGEVIEKKANAGADGREVFANVSSKRKRNKKEQIEEGVVMQEEVQVDTEKKKKTKSIMVDDSQEVGKKGRVKGKRATEEGKKRKKSIKGDRR from the coding sequence ATGTCGCCGCCGCAGCCACCACACCCGGTGCCCCGAGAGACGGTGGCCAGCGCTGTCGCTTCCCTGACAACGTGGATGAAGAAGCGCGCTGCGGAGGCGCGCCCGAACCTCCTCGCCGACGAGcgcgacgacatcgtggtcctccAGCTCTCGCTACGCCGCATCCCCGCCTCGCGCAGCACCAAGCCGCGCCTCCTCCCGATGCCACATCCCGTTGTTGGGCACGACGGCGCCTCCGTCTGCGTCATCTCGGACGACCGCACCAAGTCGCGGTCCCCTTCCGCCTCCGACCTCCACGCGTCCATGTCGCTCCACCGTTTCCCCGTCTCCGAGGTCATCCCGCTCTCTACGCTCCGCACGGATTACCGCCCGTACGAGTCTCGGCGCCGTCTCGCAGCCTCCCACGACCTCTTCGTCGCCGACCGCGCCATCCTCCCCCTGCTGCCGCGCGTCCTCGGGAAGGCGTTCTACTCCACCAAGAAGGCTCCGATTGGAGTCGATTTCACCCGCATCGGATGGCCGGAGCAGGTCCGCAGGGTTCTTGGCTCTGCTTTTCTGTACCTGCGGTCAGGGACCTGCTCGGGGATTAAGGTGGGTAGGCTGGACATGGAGGAGGAGGATATCGTGGACAATGTGATGGCCGCGGTGGAGGAGGCTGTCGAGAAGGTGCCAAAGAAGTGGGGCAATGTCAGGGCGCTGCATCTGAAGGCTGTGGATTCAGTTGCCCTACCAATTTACCAGGTTGTGCCGGAGTTGGGTATGAAAATCGAGGTGCCTGAGCCTGACATTGTTGGATCTGGGGAGGTCATCGAAAAGAAGGCGAATGCTGGTGCCGATGGAAGAGAGGTATTTGCCAATGTGAGTTCCAAGAGGAAGAGGAATAAGAAGGAGCAGATTGAGGAGGGTGTTGTGATGCAGGAAGAAGTTCAGGTGGATacagagaaaaagaagaagacgaAGAGCATCATGGTTGATGATAGCCAGGAGGTTGGCAAGAAGGGTAGAGTGAAGGGCAAGCGTGCTACCGAGGAgggaaagaagaggaagaagagcaTAAAGGGTGATCGTCGGTAA
- the LOC103630719 gene encoding cytochrome c oxidase assembly protein COX19-like: protein MSAGGAFGGNRGVRPVPPEKGVFPLDHLHECDLEKKDYLGCLKSTGFQSEKCRQFSKKYLECRMERNLMAKQDMSELGFRIVDEAGTSPDKNSKPESPPNQPKD, encoded by the exons ATGAGTGCCG GTGGTGCTTTTGGCGGAAATAGGGGGGTGAGGCCTGTACCTCCTGAAAAAGGTGTGTTCCCATTGGATCACTTACATGAGTGCGACTTG GAGAAGAAAGATTATCTTGGCTGCCTGAAATCTACAGGATTCCAGTCTGAAAAATGTCGGCAGTTCTCAAAGAAGTATTTGGAGTGTCGGATGGAGAG AAACTTGATGGCCAAGCAAGACATGTCAGAGCTTGGGTTCAGAATTGTGGATGAAGCGGGTACATCTCCTGACAAGAACAGCAAACCGGAGAGCCCTCCTAATCAGCCAAAGGATTAA
- the LOC103630720 gene encoding octanoyltransferase, with amino-acid sequence MSGGVRRVLEAWRLGVVKYGEALQLQERLVADRKAGRVGDLVLSLQHPPTYTLGKRREKAERNLLAPEADLRALGAEIHRTERGGDATFHGPRQAVLYPLLSLRTLGLGARRYVEGLESAMIQVAALHGVSARPGDPGETGVWVGDRKIGAIGVRISSGFTWHGLAFNIDPDLEYFEHIVPCGIAGKGVTSLRREVGDGAELPADGVIHDQLVGCLATTLGFTDVEFKDDSERGDLIGVTASQY; translated from the coding sequence ATGAGCGGTGGCGTGCGGAGGGTCCTGGAGGCGTGGAGGCTCGGCGTGGTGAAGTACGGCGAAGCGCTCCAGCTGCAGGAGCGTCTCGTCGCGGACCGCAAGGCCGGCCGCGTCGGCGACCTCGTTCTGTCGCTGCAGCACCCGCCGACCTACACCCTGGGCAAGCGGCGCGAGAAGGCGGAGCGGAACCTGCTCGCGCCGGAGGCCGACCTGCGCGCCCTGGGCGCCGAGATCCACCGCACGGAGCGCGGCGGCGACGCCACGTTCCACGGCCCCCGGCAAGCCGTGCTCTACCCGCTCCTCTCGCTCCGCACCTTGGGGCTTGGCGCGCGGAGGTACGTCGAGGGGCTCGAGTCCGCGATGATCCAGGTCGCGGCGCTGCACGGCGTCTCCGCGAGGCCCGGGGACCCCGGCGAGACCGGGGTGTGGGTCGGGGACCGCAAAATCGGCGCCATCGGGGTCAGGATCTCCTCCGGGTTCACGTGGCACGGTCTGGCATTTAACATTGACCCCGACCTGGAGTACTTCGAGCACATCGTGCCATGCGGCATCGCCGGCAAGGGGGTGACGTCGCTGCGGCGGGAGGTGGGGGACGGAGCGGAGCTCCCGGCCGACGGGGTCATCCATGACCAGCTCGTGGGGTGTTTGGCGACAACTTTGGGTTTTACTGATGTGGAATTCAAGGATGATTCTGAGCGTGGAGACCTGATCGGAGTTACAGCTTCACAGTACTGA